The following are from one region of the Acidobacteriota bacterium genome:
- the dprA gene encoding DNA-processing protein DprA — protein sequence MDRRRISWLALNSVFHGSPRPAWRILQMGRAPEDILSTSKKGLLALGLKAETAGEIASGDPLQAARAEFDRAEKKGLTLLTPDDDGYPRLLREIYDPPLALYVAGNPGVLNEPAVALVGSRRVTPYGRAVAERLAADLAERGLVVISGLARGADTAAHRGALEGGKTATVLGSGLERVYPPENRKLFEAVIANGAAVSEFMLDADPLGYHFPLRNRIISGLALGVVVIEASERSGSLITARLALDQGREVMAVPGNVTSPLSRGAHGLVKAGARLVESWEDVIEELPLESRTALLAGTRRDKENACLDGEESLIMGSLVADGTVHVDDIVDRTGLSVPVLLSALLKLELKSLVVQHPGKRYQRRL from the coding sequence GTGGACCGAAGAAGGATTTCCTGGCTGGCCCTCAACTCCGTTTTCCACGGCAGCCCGCGGCCGGCCTGGAGGATCCTTCAGATGGGGCGGGCCCCGGAAGACATCCTGAGCACGAGCAAAAAGGGGTTGCTGGCCCTCGGGCTGAAAGCGGAAACAGCCGGAGAAATCGCATCCGGAGATCCCCTGCAGGCCGCCCGGGCGGAGTTCGATCGGGCGGAAAAAAAAGGCCTGACCCTCCTGACGCCCGATGACGACGGCTACCCCCGGCTTTTGCGCGAAATCTACGATCCTCCGCTGGCCCTCTATGTCGCCGGAAATCCCGGGGTTCTCAATGAACCGGCTGTGGCGCTTGTCGGATCTCGCCGGGTCACACCCTACGGCCGGGCCGTCGCCGAGCGTCTAGCCGCCGATCTTGCCGAGCGGGGTCTTGTTGTTATCAGCGGTCTGGCCCGGGGCGCGGACACCGCGGCGCATCGCGGCGCTCTCGAAGGAGGGAAAACGGCGACCGTTCTGGGATCCGGTTTGGAGAGAGTTTATCCTCCGGAGAACCGGAAATTGTTCGAAGCCGTTATCGCAAACGGCGCGGCCGTCTCGGAATTCATGCTGGATGCCGACCCCCTGGGCTATCATTTTCCGCTGCGGAACAGAATCATCAGCGGATTGGCCCTGGGCGTTGTCGTCATCGAGGCCTCGGAGCGAAGCGGATCGCTCATCACGGCCCGACTGGCTCTCGATCAGGGCCGCGAGGTCATGGCCGTTCCGGGAAACGTCACGTCGCCGCTGAGCCGCGGCGCCCACGGACTGGTCAAAGCCGGCGCCCGGCTCGTCGAATCCTGGGAGGATGTCATCGAGGAATTGCCTCTTGAATCCAGGACCGCTCTTCTTGCGGGAACCCGGCGGGATAAAGAAAACGCTTGCCTCGACGGCGAGGAAAGTCTTATTATGGGAAGCCTTGTCGCGGATGGAACGGTTCACGTGGATGACATTGTGGATCGCACCGGGCTCTCTGTGCCGGTTCTTTTGTCCGCCCTGTTGAAACTGGAGCTGAAGAGTCTCGTTGTCCAGCATCCCGGAAAGCGTTATCAGAGGAGATTGTAA
- the topA gene encoding type I DNA topoisomerase, whose product MAKSLVIVESPAKAKTINRYLGPDFIVKASMGHVCDLPKSKLGVDIEDGFKPSYQVIPEKKKNVTEIQKSAKTSQTVILAADPDREGEAISWHLSRLIEEDNPRIYRAIFHEITDDGIRRAFDNLGQLNMNKVQAQQTRRILDRLVGYLISPLLWRKIGKGLSAGRVQSVALRLICEREQEIRDFKPEEYWSITALLEASEAPLFKAGLVAIDGKKVRIRNADEAGAAVEVCRTAPFVLDKIKIQEKKKNPSPPHITSTLQQEAFRTLRFPVKKTMFIAQKLYEGLAIGDPQGPTSLITYMRTDSFRVSDDAREAARAFIAAAFSPAHVPAKPPVYKNRKKAQDAHEAIRPVHFDLTPEKVKPHLKKEEYDVYRLIWNRFIASQMSPAVVEETEFTINAGRYGFKAKGEVVRFSGFLALAPDGNVRKTKDKAEDSDDVQTGETPNVPEGALPRAAEGETLRLADLESKQNFTQPPPRFSEGSLVRELEARGIGRPSTYAPIISTLQDRTYVIKEKGRFIPTDLGMFVVEFLIRHFADLMDIEFTARMEEELDRIGDGEADGLESLKKYHSLLDGYLKQTDVVEGVQKTGIPTEGICPQCGKNLVIKSGRFGRFKSCSGYPDCRFRESLAKKETKMLEDTCPECQAPLALKTGRYGAFVACSSYPKCKYIRKENKDTGIACPLGCGGTVLRRKTRRGKIFFGCGNYPKCTFASWDEIVNRPCPLCEEKVLYRKNVIRGEPYLYCRNEKCTFKETAPREKIWDKPDGHEGQDL is encoded by the coding sequence GTGGCAAAATCGTTGGTTATCGTGGAATCGCCGGCCAAGGCCAAAACCATCAATCGCTATCTCGGACCGGATTTTATCGTCAAGGCGTCCATGGGGCACGTCTGCGACCTCCCCAAGAGCAAGCTGGGCGTGGACATCGAAGACGGCTTCAAGCCGAGCTACCAGGTCATTCCCGAAAAAAAGAAGAATGTGACGGAAATTCAGAAGTCGGCCAAGACGAGCCAAACCGTCATCCTGGCCGCCGACCCGGACAGGGAAGGCGAGGCCATCTCCTGGCATCTCAGCCGCCTCATCGAAGAGGACAACCCCCGGATCTACCGGGCCATTTTCCACGAGATCACGGACGACGGCATCCGCCGGGCTTTCGATAATCTGGGGCAGTTGAACATGAACAAAGTTCAGGCCCAGCAAACCCGCCGGATTCTGGACCGCCTGGTCGGATACCTCATCAGCCCCCTCCTGTGGCGCAAGATCGGCAAGGGATTGAGTGCCGGCCGCGTCCAGTCCGTGGCTCTGCGGTTGATCTGCGAGCGGGAACAGGAGATCCGCGATTTCAAGCCTGAGGAGTACTGGTCCATTACGGCGCTGCTTGAGGCTTCGGAGGCGCCCCTGTTCAAGGCGGGGTTGGTGGCGATCGACGGCAAGAAAGTCCGGATCCGCAATGCCGACGAGGCCGGGGCGGCCGTTGAGGTCTGCCGAACCGCGCCTTTCGTTCTGGACAAGATCAAGATCCAGGAAAAGAAAAAGAACCCGAGCCCGCCGCACATCACCTCCACGCTTCAGCAGGAAGCCTTCCGGACGCTGCGTTTCCCCGTGAAAAAGACGATGTTCATCGCCCAGAAACTCTACGAAGGACTGGCCATCGGCGATCCGCAGGGGCCGACCTCTCTCATCACCTACATGAGGACGGATTCCTTCCGGGTTTCCGACGACGCCCGGGAGGCCGCGCGCGCCTTCATCGCCGCGGCCTTTTCTCCGGCCCATGTTCCGGCCAAGCCTCCCGTCTACAAGAACCGCAAAAAAGCCCAGGACGCTCATGAAGCCATCCGCCCGGTTCACTTCGACCTGACGCCGGAAAAGGTCAAGCCGCATCTCAAGAAAGAGGAATACGACGTCTATCGCCTGATCTGGAACCGCTTTATCGCCTCCCAGATGAGTCCGGCCGTCGTCGAGGAGACGGAGTTCACGATCAACGCCGGCCGTTACGGCTTCAAGGCCAAGGGCGAGGTCGTTCGCTTTTCCGGATTTCTGGCCCTGGCGCCCGACGGCAATGTCCGAAAGACCAAAGACAAAGCCGAGGATTCGGATGATGTCCAAACCGGCGAAACTCCGAATGTCCCCGAAGGAGCCCTTCCCCGAGCCGCCGAAGGCGAGACGCTCCGCCTGGCCGATCTCGAATCCAAACAGAATTTCACCCAGCCGCCTCCCCGTTTTTCCGAGGGCAGCCTGGTCCGGGAACTGGAAGCCCGGGGCATCGGGCGGCCCAGCACCTACGCACCGATCATCTCCACGCTTCAGGACCGGACCTATGTGATCAAGGAGAAAGGCCGGTTCATCCCCACCGACCTGGGAATGTTCGTCGTGGAATTTCTGATCCGGCATTTTGCCGACCTCATGGATATCGAGTTCACGGCCCGCATGGAGGAGGAGCTGGACCGAATCGGCGACGGGGAGGCGGACGGACTGGAGAGCCTGAAGAAGTATCATTCCCTGCTGGACGGATATCTCAAGCAGACCGACGTTGTCGAGGGGGTTCAAAAAACAGGGATTCCCACAGAGGGAATTTGTCCCCAGTGCGGCAAAAACCTGGTCATCAAGAGCGGGCGTTTCGGGCGGTTCAAATCCTGTTCCGGCTATCCGGACTGCCGTTTCCGGGAAAGCCTGGCCAAAAAGGAAACCAAGATGCTCGAGGACACCTGTCCCGAATGCCAGGCGCCTCTGGCCCTCAAGACGGGCCGTTACGGAGCCTTTGTGGCCTGTTCAAGCTATCCCAAGTGCAAATATATCCGGAAGGAAAACAAGGACACAGGAATCGCCTGCCCCCTGGGCTGCGGCGGGACCGTTCTGAGGAGAAAGACCCGGCGGGGAAAAATCTTCTTCGGTTGCGGGAATTATCCCAAGTGTACCTTCGCCAGTTGGGATGAAATCGTCAACCGTCCCTGCCCTCTCTGTGAAGAAAAGGTCCTTTATCGAAAAAATGTCATTCGGGGCGAACCCTATCTCTATTGCCGCAACGAAAAATGCACATTCAAGGAAACCGCTCCGCGCGAAAAAATATGGGATAAGCCGGACGGCCATGAAGGACAGGATCTCTGA
- the xerC gene encoding tyrosine recombinase XerC has translation MKDRISDFLVYLRHERNASPHTIAAYGRDLKQLAEYFHRHGVLWKNADVLVLRGFLAELHAKHLKKTSIGRKLASLRAFFDYARRKGWVSADPAAGLATPRTDKTLPSFLSEDEAAVLLDLPASNRPGDLRDMAILELLYATGIRVSELIGLNLEDIHPGERLIRVLGKGRKERIVPFGAKAAERLQVYLQARRSMPILSGDGERAVFLNLRGGRLTARSVQRMVRKLITRTSVNRRISPHSLRHSFATHLLGRGADLRAIQELLGHASLATTQKYTHMDLRQLLDIYKKSHPRS, from the coding sequence ATGAAGGACAGGATCTCTGATTTTCTGGTCTATCTTCGCCACGAGCGCAATGCCTCCCCGCATACCATCGCCGCCTATGGACGGGACCTTAAGCAACTGGCCGAATATTTCCACAGGCACGGCGTCCTGTGGAAAAATGCCGACGTCCTCGTTCTGCGGGGATTCCTGGCCGAGCTTCATGCAAAACATCTGAAAAAAACGTCGATCGGCCGCAAGCTGGCCTCATTGAGGGCGTTTTTCGATTATGCTCGTCGGAAAGGCTGGGTTTCCGCCGACCCGGCCGCCGGATTGGCGACGCCGCGAACGGACAAAACCCTGCCGTCCTTTCTCTCCGAGGACGAGGCGGCCGTCCTTCTCGATCTTCCCGCATCAAACCGCCCGGGCGACCTCCGGGATATGGCCATCCTCGAGCTTCTTTATGCCACGGGCATCCGCGTCAGCGAACTCATCGGGCTGAATCTTGAGGACATCCACCCCGGCGAACGCCTGATCCGTGTTCTGGGAAAAGGCCGGAAGGAACGGATCGTTCCCTTCGGCGCCAAGGCCGCGGAGAGGCTTCAGGTCTACCTGCAGGCCAGGCGTTCCATGCCCATTCTCAGCGGCGACGGGGAGCGGGCCGTTTTTCTCAACCTGCGGGGAGGGAGACTGACGGCGCGGTCCGTACAGAGAATGGTCCGGAAGCTCATCACCCGGACGTCCGTCAACCGCCGCATCAGTCCCCATTCCCTTCGCCATTCTTTCGCCACCCATCTTCTCGGGAGAGGAGCCGACCTGAGGGCCATCCAGGAGCTCCTGGGACATGCCAGCCTGGCGACAACCCAGAAGTACACCCACATGGACCTCAGGCAGCTCCTCGACATCTATAAAAAGAGTCACCCGAGAAGCTGA
- a CDS encoding helix-hairpin-helix domain-containing protein, which yields MFNRTGFKPAAWLVLGLLLVSFSAALAEAQAAAPKININTASAADFQKLPRIGPQIAQRIIDFRTQNGPFKRVEELMKVKGIGEKLFDQIKDRVMVGAEPQSK from the coding sequence ATGTTCAACAGAACGGGTTTCAAACCCGCGGCGTGGCTGGTTCTCGGACTGCTTCTCGTCTCGTTCTCCGCGGCCCTCGCGGAGGCGCAGGCGGCGGCGCCGAAAATCAACATCAACACGGCGTCTGCGGCCGATTTTCAGAAGCTCCCCCGGATCGGTCCCCAGATCGCCCAGAGGATCATCGATTTCCGGACCCAGAACGGTCCCTTCAAGCGGGTCGAGGAATTGATGAAGGTCAAGGGCATCGGAGAAAAATTGTTCGACCAGATCAAGGACCGGGTCATGGTCGGCGCCGAGCCCCAAAGCAAGTGA
- the rdgB gene encoding RdgB/HAM1 family non-canonical purine NTP pyrophosphatase, whose protein sequence is MNNIPILVATSNRNKLREIRAALKGLPIRLLSLDDLPGVSGVRETGRTFRDNARLKSLVYGKHFPGLTLAEDSGLEVDALDGDPGVRSARFSAPRADDIRNNRKLLRLLEGIPPGRRGARFVCETALSFSDEIIAEIRGEVRGRIADAPRGARGFGYDPVFFYPRLKKTFGELTLEEKAAVSHRGRALRKLRHFFERHLAVTE, encoded by the coding sequence TTGAATAACATCCCCATTCTCGTCGCGACATCCAACAGGAACAAACTCCGAGAAATCCGGGCCGCCCTCAAGGGTCTTCCGATCCGCCTGCTGTCGCTCGACGATCTGCCCGGGGTTTCCGGCGTCAGAGAGACGGGACGAACGTTCCGGGACAACGCCCGCCTGAAAAGCCTGGTCTACGGAAAGCATTTTCCCGGTCTGACTCTGGCCGAGGATTCCGGGCTGGAGGTCGACGCCCTGGACGGCGATCCGGGCGTTCGTTCGGCCCGCTTCTCGGCGCCTCGGGCCGACGATATCCGCAACAACCGCAAGCTTCTGCGTCTGCTGGAGGGCATCCCGCCCGGGCGGCGCGGCGCAAGGTTTGTCTGCGAAACGGCCCTGTCGTTTTCGGACGAAATCATTGCCGAAATCCGGGGCGAGGTCCGCGGCCGGATCGCCGACGCTCCGCGGGGCGCGAGGGGATTCGGTTACGACCCCGTCTTTTTTTATCCTCGGCTGAAGAAAACGTTCGGTGAACTGACGCTCGAGGAAAAAGCCGCCGTCAGCCACCGGGGCCGGGCGCTCAGGAAGCTCCGGCATTTCTTCGAACGGCATCTAGCGGTCACCGAGTAG
- a CDS encoding MgtC/SapB family protein encodes MELLEIAFKLILAVSLGGLIGLERESGRKAAGLRTNTLVCVGAAMMMTLAVLIIRNQDGLPDSLIRLAAGVIAGVGFLGAGAIIQARGAATGLTTAATIWVVAGLGLVIGAGYPIPAVLFTGAVMVVLVIFRKIEDADLKISPYRFQIKVKDNPEFLSGLRKLAFHFGIRMDELVVKKTKIRQILTFSIQTPEEKEQAFTGEIQKLQGIEELKIE; translated from the coding sequence ATGGAACTGCTCGAAATCGCCTTCAAACTCATCCTGGCGGTGTCTCTCGGCGGACTCATCGGGTTGGAGCGGGAATCCGGCCGCAAGGCCGCCGGGTTGCGGACCAACACGCTGGTCTGCGTCGGAGCGGCCATGATGATGACCCTGGCCGTTCTGATCATCCGAAACCAGGACGGGCTTCCCGACTCTCTAATCCGGCTTGCCGCCGGGGTCATCGCCGGGGTCGGCTTTCTCGGCGCCGGAGCCATCATCCAGGCCCGCGGCGCAGCCACCGGCCTGACCACGGCCGCCACGATCTGGGTCGTGGCCGGCCTCGGGCTGGTCATCGGAGCCGGATACCCCATTCCCGCCGTGCTGTTCACCGGAGCGGTCATGGTCGTTCTCGTCATCTTCCGCAAGATCGAAGACGCCGATCTTAAAATATCGCCCTATCGCTTCCAGATCAAAGTGAAAGACAATCCTGAGTTTCTGTCCGGCTTGCGCAAGCTCGCCTTTCATTTCGGTATCCGAATGGATGAGCTGGTCGTGAAAAAAACCAAGATCCGGCAGATTCTGACGTTTTCCATCCAGACTCCCGAGGAAAAAGAGCAAGCCTTCACCGGGGAGATTCAGAAACTGCAGGGCATCGAGGAACTGAAAATTGAATAA
- a CDS encoding UbiA family prenyltransferase, with protein sequence MRLERWPRSTAVYIGTAALLFLDKSAFSVFSPVEISLRLAGAFLLTWLISTANYAVNEVADAPFDIHHPTKRNRPLAAGEVSRLPLLGLGAVFAAAALGGAFHFFNMPFFFSLAALLAAGFVYNIKPVRTKDIPFLDSVSESVNNPIRFCIGWYALAPAAFPPWSLLIAWWAFGNFLMVAKRLSEYRLLGDRAGDYRASLSKYTRASLFIGMIASAAVFFAAYGYFAAAFGMVWFFYLSPFVAFYFYLFFRKTLSESEVMEEPEILLIRPGFALYTLLLAALFLLAFLKNTGP encoded by the coding sequence ATGCGCCTGGAGCGCTGGCCGCGAAGCACGGCCGTTTATATCGGAACGGCGGCTCTCCTCTTTCTCGACAAAAGCGCTTTCTCCGTCTTTTCCCCGGTCGAAATCTCCCTGCGGCTGGCGGGCGCCTTCCTCCTGACCTGGTTGATTTCAACCGCCAATTACGCCGTCAACGAAGTCGCCGACGCTCCTTTCGATATCCATCACCCCACCAAACGCAACCGTCCCCTGGCCGCCGGAGAAGTCTCCCGGCTTCCCCTGCTCGGCTTGGGCGCGGTCTTCGCCGCGGCCGCGCTCGGAGGGGCTTTTCATTTCTTTAATATGCCGTTCTTTTTCTCGTTGGCCGCCCTTCTCGCCGCCGGATTCGTCTACAATATCAAACCCGTCCGCACCAAGGACATCCCCTTCCTGGATTCCGTCTCTGAATCCGTCAACAATCCCATTCGCTTCTGCATCGGCTGGTATGCCCTCGCTCCCGCCGCTTTTCCGCCGTGGTCCCTGCTTATCGCCTGGTGGGCTTTCGGGAACTTTCTCATGGTCGCCAAAAGACTTTCGGAATACCGGCTGCTCGGCGACCGGGCCGGAGATTACCGCGCCTCGCTGAGCAAATACACGCGAGCGTCGCTTTTTATCGGCATGATCGCCAGCGCCGCCGTGTTTTTCGCCGCTTATGGATATTTCGCCGCCGCTTTCGGGATGGTCTGGTTTTTCTATCTTTCGCCATTCGTGGCCTTCTATTTCTATCTTTTTTTTCGAAAAACCCTGTCCGAATCGGAGGTGATGGAGGAGCCCGAAATCCTTTTGATCCGTCCCGGATTCGCCCTCTATACCCTCCTTCTGGCGGCGCTTTTTCTTCTGGCTTTTCTGAAAAACACCGGGCCGTGA
- a CDS encoding class I SAM-dependent methyltransferase, with amino-acid sequence MTGSAAECYKRPKGEPVDSQDRKPRRIAACAACGGIRLSPYRKGAFRAADLTPEDFKITDSRYGITWDLSACLDCGHIFADPCPSPELVNATYGAIEDPLYDAEAAGRGKNFLRILRRLEKLLPAKGRLMDVGAATGILLHLARERGWMPDGVEPSAWAVDHARRTYGISLKQGAFETVPLEPESCDAVTMVDFIEHTAQPFEALEQAARILRPDGILCLVTPDIRSLAARLAGRRWWHFRPAHLAYFSRHGLDALFRRTGFAPVLRKRYAWTFSARYLLSRLAWTRGLLRNPRTASFFEKIPIQLALGDSFEIYARRIPSA; translated from the coding sequence TTGACAGGTTCGGCCGCGGAATGCTACAAAAGGCCGAAAGGCGAACCCGTGGATTCCCAGGATCGAAAGCCCCGGCGCATCGCGGCCTGCGCGGCCTGCGGCGGCATCCGTCTGTCTCCTTACCGAAAAGGAGCCTTCCGCGCCGCGGACCTGACGCCCGAGGATTTCAAGATCACCGACAGCCGTTACGGCATCACCTGGGACCTGAGCGCCTGTCTCGACTGCGGCCATATCTTCGCCGATCCCTGTCCATCGCCCGAACTGGTCAATGCGACTTACGGCGCCATCGAGGACCCGCTGTACGACGCCGAAGCCGCCGGCCGCGGCAAAAACTTCCTGCGCATCCTCCGCCGGCTGGAAAAGCTCCTGCCGGCCAAAGGCCGTCTCATGGACGTCGGCGCCGCCACCGGAATCCTGTTGCATCTGGCCCGGGAACGCGGCTGGATGCCCGACGGCGTCGAGCCCAGCGCCTGGGCCGTCGACCACGCCCGCCGGACCTACGGCATTTCCCTGAAACAGGGCGCCTTCGAAACCGTCCCTCTCGAGCCGGAATCCTGCGACGCCGTAACCATGGTCGATTTCATCGAACACACCGCCCAGCCCTTCGAAGCCCTGGAACAGGCGGCCCGCATTCTCAGGCCGGACGGCATCCTCTGCCTGGTGACTCCGGACATCCGCAGTCTCGCCGCCCGGCTGGCCGGACGCCGCTGGTGGCACTTCCGGCCGGCTCACCTGGCTTATTTCTCGCGGCACGGTCTCGACGCCCTGTTCCGCCGCACGGGTTTCGCCCCCGTTCTTCGTAAAAGATACGCCTGGACGTTCAGCGCCCGCTATCTCCTGTCGCGCCTGGCCTGGACGCGCGGCCTTTTGAGGAACCCCCGGACGGCTTCTTTTTTCGAAAAGATTCCGATACAATTGGCCCTGGGCGACTCGTTCGAAATCTACGCGCGGAGGATCCCATCGGCGTAA
- the eno gene encoding phosphopyruvate hydratase, with the protein MSTKIKNIHAREILDSRGNPTVEVDILLENGSKGRAAVPSGASTGIFEALELRDGDKSRYLGKGVLKACENVNTAIAAAVRGLDALDQAGLDRAMIDLDGTENKSKLGANAMLGVSLAAARAASASRGMSLYRYLGGDDARRLPVPMFNILNGGVHAYWQSTDLQEFMIAPVGAPSFSEALRWGAETYHALRGVLKDGGYSTGIGDEGGFAAAFKKNAEAVETILRAVEKAGYKPGEHIGIVIDAAASAFYEDGIYHLRTEKRKVKSAEMVELYADWVKAYPILSIEDGLDEEDWDGWALLTKTIGDTVQIVGDDLLVTNVNRIRRGIEEKAANSVLIKLNQIGTLTETIAAVDMARKAGWTAMVSHRSGETVDSFIADLTVALGTGQLKTGAPCRGERVEKYNQLLRIEEELGKSAVYAGRSAF; encoded by the coding sequence ATGTCGACGAAGATCAAAAATATTCATGCCAGGGAGATCCTGGATTCGCGCGGCAATCCGACCGTCGAGGTCGATATCCTTCTGGAGAACGGCTCCAAGGGCCGGGCGGCCGTGCCGTCGGGCGCATCGACCGGAATTTTCGAGGCGCTGGAACTTCGCGACGGCGACAAGAGCCGTTACCTCGGAAAAGGCGTTCTCAAGGCTTGTGAGAACGTCAACACCGCAATCGCCGCGGCCGTCCGCGGCCTGGATGCGCTCGATCAGGCCGGTCTGGACCGGGCCATGATCGATCTGGACGGGACGGAAAACAAGAGCAAGCTCGGGGCCAACGCCATGCTCGGCGTCAGCCTGGCCGCGGCCCGGGCCGCCTCGGCTTCCCGGGGCATGTCCTTGTACCGTTACCTGGGCGGCGATGACGCCCGGCGGCTCCCGGTTCCCATGTTCAATATCCTGAACGGCGGTGTCCATGCCTATTGGCAGAGTACGGATCTTCAGGAATTCATGATCGCCCCGGTCGGCGCCCCGAGCTTCAGCGAGGCCCTCCGCTGGGGAGCCGAAACCTATCATGCCCTGCGCGGCGTGCTCAAGGACGGCGGATACTCGACGGGGATCGGCGACGAAGGCGGATTCGCCGCCGCCTTCAAGAAAAATGCCGAAGCCGTGGAAACCATTCTCCGGGCCGTCGAAAAGGCGGGCTACAAGCCGGGCGAGCACATCGGCATCGTCATCGACGCCGCGGCATCGGCGTTCTACGAAGACGGGATCTATCACCTGAGGACGGAAAAGCGCAAAGTCAAATCCGCCGAAATGGTCGAGTTGTATGCGGATTGGGTGAAAGCCTACCCCATCCTGTCCATCGAGGACGGATTGGACGAGGAGGACTGGGACGGCTGGGCGCTTCTTACGAAAACCATCGGGGACACGGTGCAGATCGTCGGCGACGACTTGCTTGTCACCAATGTCAATCGGATCCGTCGCGGCATCGAAGAAAAGGCGGCCAACTCGGTCCTCATCAAGCTCAATCAGATCGGGACGCTGACTGAAACGATCGCCGCCGTGGACATGGCCCGGAAAGCGGGCTGGACGGCGATGGTTTCGCACAGGAGCGGTGAGACTGTGGACAGCTTCATCGCCGATCTGACCGTGGCCCTGGGAACGGGGCAGCTCAAGACGGGCGCGCCCTGCCGCGGCGAGCGCGTCGAGAAATACAACCAGCTCCTGCGCATCGAGGAGGAGCTGGGGAAAAGCGCTGTTTATGCCGGTCGTTCGGCCTTTTAG
- a CDS encoding porin translates to MKTTSVFLAAVLGLLVSAPSAVSALPVDPFLFRPQMFSWAGPEPAPPVSPSFAQEPGRSDSSGKAQSGDSSPAVTASKSVKLSGYTQVQFNHLEIGNDTFTIRRTRVALTGEASRGIKFKFQTDIARTPILLDANVDFVWSGVLNLRVGQFQVPFSMENLTPSSSLDTINRSRPEETLVPSRDNKALGRDIGAMLFGSTGIVEYAFGVFNGPGINQKDNDDHKDLAARLVLRPAGFLHVGVSYYDGKRPLTAGDALVDRDRLGFEGVIRHGGLALKGEYISAWDDDIRRNGWYVQGVYDILPGKAQAVLKYDVLDAEGGLPGRSTSLWTAGVNVVLADKAKFQINYEYYRGVNGGRDNSAVLAFLQAGF, encoded by the coding sequence TTGAAAACCACATCAGTGTTTCTTGCCGCGGTATTGGGTTTGCTTGTTTCGGCCCCCTCGGCCGTTTCAGCTTTGCCGGTTGACCCATTCCTGTTCCGGCCGCAAATGTTTTCCTGGGCCGGTCCGGAACCGGCGCCGCCCGTTTCCCCGTCTTTTGCGCAAGAGCCCGGAAGATCCGATTCGTCCGGCAAGGCCCAGTCCGGGGATTCCTCCCCGGCGGTGACGGCCTCCAAATCCGTGAAACTCTCCGGATACACCCAGGTCCAGTTCAATCACCTGGAGATCGGAAACGACACCTTCACCATCCGCCGGACGCGGGTGGCCCTGACAGGGGAGGCGTCCCGCGGCATCAAGTTCAAGTTTCAGACGGATATCGCCCGCACCCCCATCCTCCTCGACGCCAATGTCGATTTCGTCTGGTCCGGCGTTCTGAATCTCCGCGTCGGTCAGTTCCAGGTCCCCTTCAGCATGGAAAATCTGACGCCGAGTTCGAGCCTGGACACCATCAATCGTTCCCGGCCGGAAGAGACGCTTGTGCCCAGCCGGGACAACAAGGCCCTGGGCCGGGACATCGGCGCCATGCTCTTCGGATCGACCGGAATTGTTGAGTATGCTTTCGGCGTTTTCAACGGACCCGGCATCAATCAAAAGGATAACGACGACCATAAGGATCTGGCCGCCCGGCTCGTTCTGCGTCCGGCCGGGTTTCTGCATGTCGGGGTCTCCTATTACGATGGAAAGCGCCCGCTGACCGCCGGAGACGCCCTTGTGGACCGGGACCGCCTGGGTTTCGAAGGCGTCATCCGGCACGGCGGTTTGGCCCTCAAGGGGGAATACATCTCGGCGTGGGACGACGACATCCGCAGGAATGGATGGTATGTCCAGGGTGTCTATGACATCCTTCCCGGAAAGGCCCAGGCCGTCCTCAAATACGATGTGTTGGACGCTGAGGGCGGTTTGCCCGGACGAAGCACATCCCTATGGACGGCGGGCGTCAATGTCGTCCTGGCCGACAAGGCAAAATTTCAAATCAACTACGAATATTATCGGGGGGTGAACGGCGGGCGCGACAATTCGGCCGTCTTGGCGTTTTTACAGGCGGGCTTCTGA
- the hypA gene encoding hydrogenase maturation nickel metallochaperone HypA, which produces MHELSLIAGLFPILEEKAGEQDAKSVTFVRLRVGRLSGVVPELLETAFDAYKKGTFAEKASLEVILVPLKVRCRACGIIMELEEPVFACTGCDGNDLEILEGRDIFLDRLEIEV; this is translated from the coding sequence ATGCATGAACTCTCGCTCATCGCCGGGCTCTTCCCCATCCTCGAGGAAAAGGCCGGGGAACAGGACGCTAAGAGCGTCACTTTCGTGCGGCTGAGGGTGGGCCGGCTTTCGGGCGTCGTCCCCGAACTCCTGGAAACCGCCTTCGATGCCTACAAGAAGGGGACCTTCGCAGAAAAAGCCTCCCTTGAAGTCATCCTCGTTCCTCTCAAAGTCCGCTGCCGCGCCTGCGGCATAATCATGGAACTCGAGGAACCCGTCTTCGCCTGCACGGGATGCGACGGAAACGACCTCGAAATCCTCGAGGGCCGCGACATCTTCCTCGACCGTCTGGAAATCGAAGTCTAG